A single window of Hymenobacter sp. APR13 DNA harbors:
- a CDS encoding T9SS type A sorting domain-containing protein, giving the protein MKTLRFTALWLFLFIGTGPALAQSVPNGGLESWITQGAAEYPANWLTTDAIYSGQGLPLTLGTVTKSTDRNSGSFAAKLESKTVFGVPFPSFLILGSRFVNSNTFGIGGIPFTGRPATLQFWYKLTLSANDSAGVYVALTRGGGPTAQVVGAGAAILPARAGYGQFSLPISYGAGLAPDSLRLFFLCGTGGVVASSSLWVDDIGLTGAVAATSAPAATQAVLSVYPNPSMSGEFALASVQQPTVATAPYQVFNAQGQLVRQQPAAPLNEASGRRVDLRGMPAGVYLLHLSSPDGPLLRKLLIP; this is encoded by the coding sequence ATGAAAACGCTACGCTTTACTGCTCTTTGGCTGTTTCTTTTTATCGGAACGGGGCCGGCTTTGGCCCAGAGCGTGCCCAACGGGGGCCTGGAAAGCTGGATTACCCAGGGCGCCGCCGAATACCCTGCCAACTGGCTAACCACCGACGCCATCTACTCCGGCCAGGGCCTGCCCCTGACTCTGGGCACCGTCACGAAAAGTACCGACCGCAACTCCGGCAGCTTCGCGGCCAAGCTGGAAAGCAAGACCGTATTCGGGGTGCCGTTTCCGTCGTTTCTGATTCTGGGCTCGCGCTTCGTCAATTCCAACACCTTCGGCATCGGCGGCATTCCGTTCACGGGGCGGCCCGCTACGCTGCAGTTCTGGTACAAGCTCACGCTCTCCGCCAACGACTCGGCCGGCGTGTACGTGGCCCTCACCCGGGGCGGCGGCCCTACCGCCCAGGTGGTAGGGGCCGGTGCCGCCATTCTGCCGGCGCGGGCCGGCTACGGCCAGTTTTCGCTGCCGATAAGCTACGGCGCAGGCCTGGCGCCAGACTCGCTGCGGCTGTTTTTCCTGTGTGGCACCGGGGGTGTGGTAGCTAGTTCGTCGCTGTGGGTGGATGACATTGGGCTTACCGGCGCGGTAGCGGCCACTTCGGCTCCGGCAGCAACGCAGGCCGTGCTAAGTGTCTACCCCAACCCCAGCATGTCGGGTGAGTTTGCGCTGGCTTCGGTGCAGCAGCCCACTGTGGCCACCGCCCCCTACCAGGTATTCAACGCCCAGGGCCAGCTGGTGCGGCAGCAGCCGGCCGCGCCCCTCAACGAAGCCAGCGGCCGCCGCGTAGATTTACGCGGAATGCCAGCAGGTGTGTATCTTTTGCACCTCAGCTCTCCCGATGGCCCGCTGCTGCGCAAACTCCTGATTCCGTGA
- a CDS encoding FkbM family methyltransferase produces MRSLKYVLVALLRLPLGRSVRLSYGYTGEDRLIESLLKPLVTYNGFYVEVGCNEPRFISNTFLLYRRGWRGICIDANEKLIRKFGRIRPRDQAVCAFVSHEPEPLTYLEFSNNVLSTADPQYVPQYLAQGEEIERTRQVQPRTLTAILHECHAPARFDLLTIDAEEFDLSVLESLDFAVYRPRLVMVEAEDFDPLHPLQHPISTFLLARNYRFKGSILKNLYFLDEAA; encoded by the coding sequence TTGCGCAGCCTGAAATACGTGCTGGTAGCCCTGCTGCGCCTGCCGCTGGGGCGCAGCGTGCGGCTGAGCTACGGCTACACCGGCGAAGACCGCCTGATTGAGTCGCTGCTCAAGCCCCTGGTGACCTACAATGGGTTCTACGTGGAAGTAGGCTGCAACGAGCCCCGCTTCATCTCCAACACGTTTCTGCTGTACCGGCGCGGCTGGCGCGGCATCTGCATCGATGCCAACGAAAAGCTGATCCGCAAATTCGGCCGCATCCGCCCCCGCGACCAGGCCGTGTGCGCCTTTGTGTCGCACGAGCCCGAGCCACTGACGTATCTGGAGTTCAGCAACAACGTGCTGTCGACGGCCGACCCACAGTACGTGCCGCAGTATCTGGCGCAGGGCGAGGAGATTGAGCGCACGCGGCAGGTGCAGCCCCGCACGCTCACGGCCATCCTGCACGAGTGCCACGCGCCAGCCCGCTTCGATTTGCTCACGATAGACGCCGAGGAGTTCGACCTTTCCGTGCTGGAATCCCTGGATTTCGCGGTCTACCGGCCCCGGCTGGTGATGGTGGAGGCCGAGGATTTCGACCCGCTGCATCCGCTGCAGCACCCCATCAGCACGTTTCTGCTGGCCCGCAATTACCGCTTCAAAGGCAGCATCCTCAAGAACCTGTACTTCCTCGACGAGGCGGCTTAA
- a CDS encoding alpha/beta hydrolase family protein: MKKLVFGSTWVGFVLLLFLLLLIGANARGQAPAAVRHSLEGQWKGALTVPGGSLPLAITVTELADGNRFAVLDVPMQRVNREPMTVTPRGDTLTFEAEQAGCRFVGRRSADGQQLLGVWQQPGYSTPLTLLFVPPAVPQAPKAFKFPPPYRVEEVTVPNDIDHLQLAGTLTVPAGEGPFPAVVLLSDQDSQNRDAQYGDFALFGNLADYLTRRGVAVLRLDDRGIGKSGGDSATATVAARLHDAQAALSFLRSRPLIDVAHLGLIGHGQGGNVALLAAAQPLPPNFTVALAAAGLPGTDLLSDQRPSLLLRAGAADTALLSLARRQDVARQQAQVQADKMRASGSNSAQVATFLEQQRLRQKVEDKKRMDAQRKRRRTMLDIIANSPDVSQAQAIVANMVRQDVPGLPPEAVQTAVARLTSPWYRDYVKLDPRPELSKARGAVLLLHGTADDMAEAQTNLELLGKGLKANARVTTQKIEGANHLFQAPTTEWPLVNGQPRPVVSTATLETLHSWIMARAKE; encoded by the coding sequence ATGAAAAAGTTGGTTTTCGGCTCTACGTGGGTCGGATTTGTGCTGCTATTGTTTTTGCTTCTGCTGATTGGGGCCAATGCCCGGGGTCAGGCTCCGGCTGCCGTGCGCCATTCGTTGGAAGGCCAGTGGAAAGGTGCTCTGACGGTACCCGGCGGCAGCCTGCCGCTGGCCATCACCGTCACGGAACTGGCCGATGGCAACCGGTTTGCTGTGCTCGACGTGCCCATGCAACGCGTCAACCGGGAGCCGATGACCGTTACGCCCCGCGGCGATACGCTGACGTTTGAGGCCGAGCAGGCTGGCTGCCGCTTTGTAGGCCGCCGCTCCGCCGACGGCCAGCAGCTGCTGGGCGTGTGGCAGCAGCCCGGCTATTCTACGCCGCTCACGCTGCTGTTTGTGCCGCCGGCCGTGCCGCAGGCTCCTAAGGCCTTCAAGTTCCCGCCGCCCTACCGCGTAGAGGAAGTAACAGTGCCCAACGACATCGACCACCTGCAGCTGGCCGGCACCCTGACGGTGCCTGCCGGCGAGGGGCCGTTTCCGGCCGTGGTGCTGCTCTCCGACCAGGACAGCCAGAACCGCGACGCGCAATACGGTGACTTCGCTCTGTTCGGCAATCTGGCCGACTACCTCACCCGCCGCGGCGTGGCTGTACTGCGCCTCGACGACCGGGGTATCGGTAAATCGGGCGGCGACTCGGCCACGGCTACCGTAGCTGCCCGCCTCCACGACGCCCAGGCTGCCCTGAGCTTTCTGCGCAGCCGGCCACTGATTGATGTGGCTCATCTGGGATTGATTGGGCACGGGCAGGGCGGCAACGTGGCCCTGCTGGCGGCAGCGCAACCATTGCCCCCCAATTTCACGGTGGCCCTGGCTGCCGCCGGCTTGCCCGGCACCGACTTGCTCTCGGATCAGCGCCCGTCGCTGCTGCTGCGTGCCGGTGCCGCCGATACGGCCCTGCTGAGTCTGGCCCGCCGCCAAGATGTGGCGCGCCAGCAGGCCCAGGTCCAGGCTGATAAGATGCGGGCTTCGGGCTCCAACTCGGCGCAGGTGGCTACGTTTCTGGAGCAGCAGCGCCTGCGCCAGAAAGTAGAAGACAAAAAGCGCATGGATGCCCAGCGCAAACGCCGCCGTACTATGCTCGACATCATTGCCAACAGCCCTGATGTTTCGCAGGCGCAAGCCATCGTGGCGAATATGGTGCGGCAGGATGTGCCCGGCTTGCCGCCGGAAGCGGTGCAAACGGCCGTGGCGCGCCTCACCTCACCCTGGTACCGCGACTACGTGAAGCTGGACCCGCGCCCGGAACTAAGCAAAGCCCGGGGCGCCGTGCTACTGCTGCATGGCACCGCCGACGACATGGCCGAGGCCCAAACCAACCTGGAATTGCTCGGCAAGGGCCTAAAAGCCAATGCCCGCGTGACCACCCAAAAAATTGAAGGCGCCAACCACTTGTTCCAGGCACCCACCACCGAGTGGCCGCTGGTAAATGGTCAGCCCCGCCCAGTGGTGTCCACGGCTACGCTCGAAACCCTACACTCCTGGATTATGGCCCGCGCGAAAGAGTAG
- a CDS encoding esterase/lipase family protein has product MRAVGRAATVPFNTAGFLYRTGQENIHFTLPVLNGAFGDQLAERQDRRAIRMSFRRHAADVPVSALGLTPGTKGPRKVVVFLHGLMGDEVIWQAGSGEGGLRYGPRLQQETGTVCLYVRYNTGLHISQNGQLLHALLTELLAAYPDAIGRLSLVGHSMGGLVIRSAGYYAALATTPETGVSWLTHLQDVFLLGVPNDGSFLEQNSHFTSVVLRKINLRPTRFISGLIDKRSNGIKDLRHAILVDADWQDPHADDLFPPRTLVPPLPGVRYHVLVGSLLKSANSALHDYFGDGLVGAGSALGRVFGDPALPPEQQISTRVFPKLHHGTLLSNPEVYQYLRDRL; this is encoded by the coding sequence GTGCGCGCGGTAGGCCGGGCCGCTACGGTACCGTTCAACACGGCCGGCTTCCTCTACCGCACGGGGCAGGAAAATATCCATTTCACGCTGCCGGTGCTCAACGGGGCCTTCGGCGACCAGCTGGCCGAGCGCCAGGACCGCCGGGCCATTCGGATGAGCTTCCGCCGCCACGCCGCCGACGTGCCGGTATCGGCGCTGGGCCTCACGCCCGGTACCAAGGGGCCGCGCAAGGTGGTGGTGTTTCTGCACGGCCTCATGGGCGACGAGGTGATCTGGCAGGCCGGCTCCGGCGAAGGCGGGCTACGGTATGGCCCGCGCCTGCAGCAGGAAACCGGCACCGTGTGCCTCTACGTGCGCTACAACACCGGCCTGCACATCTCCCAAAATGGCCAGCTGCTGCACGCCCTGCTCACGGAGCTGCTCGCGGCCTACCCCGACGCCATCGGCCGGCTCTCGTTGGTAGGGCACAGTATGGGCGGGCTGGTCATCCGGTCGGCGGGCTATTATGCGGCGCTGGCTACAACGCCGGAAACGGGCGTTTCTTGGCTCACGCACCTGCAGGATGTGTTTCTGCTGGGCGTACCCAACGACGGCTCGTTTCTGGAGCAGAACAGCCACTTTACGTCGGTGGTGCTGCGCAAAATCAACCTGCGCCCTACCCGCTTTATCAGCGGCCTCATTGATAAGCGCAGCAACGGCATCAAAGACCTGCGCCACGCCATTCTGGTAGATGCCGACTGGCAGGACCCGCACGCCGACGACCTGTTTCCGCCCCGCACGCTGGTGCCGCCGCTGCCTGGCGTGCGCTACCACGTGCTGGTAGGCTCGCTGCTGAAATCGGCCAACTCCGCCCTGCACGACTACTTCGGCGACGGCCTCGTAGGGGCTGGCAGCGCCCTGGGCCGCGTGTTCGGCGACCCCGCCCTGCCGCCCGAGCAGCAGATCAGCACCCGCGTGTTCCCAAAGCTGCACCACGGCACGCTCCTCTCCAACCCCGAAGTATACCAGTACCTGCGCGACCGGCTGTAA
- a CDS encoding T9SS type A sorting domain-containing protein: MKSLLPIAAGILALFSTNGAVAQQAVPNGTLETWTQRGLFESPQSWLTFDDIISALVGPLPFSTNTTVKSTDKRGGSFAAKLETQNFQDNFPGVLLLGTGIGNTNTLGGGIPYTNRPANLQFYYKMTGPAADSAGVQVALFKTVNGNPEIVADAFQILAPQAGYTLVTLPLTYRRADTPDTLQMVFASGLANNITTGTSLFIDDVSMTGTVQAAKNPALDAALTVYPNPSPNGEFRLSSVANPAVATAPYTISDATGRVVRTATAAPLSMASGRPIELRGLPAGVYLLQLNTPEGPVTRKLIR; the protein is encoded by the coding sequence ATGAAATCTCTATTACCCATTGCGGCCGGTATTCTGGCTCTTTTTAGCACCAACGGCGCGGTAGCGCAGCAGGCGGTGCCGAATGGCACGCTTGAAACCTGGACCCAACGCGGGCTTTTCGAGTCGCCCCAATCGTGGCTGACGTTCGACGACATCATTTCGGCGCTGGTGGGGCCGCTGCCTTTTTCCACCAACACCACGGTAAAGTCCACGGACAAGCGCGGCGGCAGTTTTGCAGCCAAGCTGGAGACGCAGAACTTTCAGGATAATTTCCCCGGCGTCCTGCTGCTCGGCACGGGCATTGGCAACACCAATACGCTTGGTGGCGGTATTCCCTATACCAACCGGCCAGCCAACCTGCAGTTCTACTACAAAATGACTGGCCCGGCAGCTGACTCGGCTGGGGTTCAGGTGGCGCTTTTCAAAACGGTCAACGGCAACCCTGAAATCGTAGCTGATGCCTTCCAGATTCTGGCGCCTCAGGCCGGCTATACCTTGGTAACTCTGCCCCTCACCTACCGCCGTGCCGATACGCCGGATACGCTGCAGATGGTTTTCGCTTCTGGCCTGGCAAACAACATCACCACCGGCACCTCGCTGTTCATTGACGACGTAAGCATGACCGGCACCGTGCAGGCAGCCAAAAACCCGGCCCTCGACGCGGCCCTCACGGTATATCCTAACCCTAGCCCCAACGGCGAATTCCGGCTGTCGTCGGTGGCAAACCCAGCGGTGGCTACTGCTCCCTACACCATCTCCGATGCCACTGGCCGGGTGGTACGCACCGCCACGGCGGCTCCACTGAGCATGGCCAGCGGCCGTCCGATAGAGCTGCGCGGCCTGCCAGCCGGCGTCTACCTGCTCCAACTCAACACGCCCGAGGGCCCTGTTACGCGCAAACTTATCCGCTAA
- a CDS encoding fasciclin domain-containing protein, which produces MKRIVPTWFAGLALSALVLAGCQKNDELDPTIAGVAVTNPDFQILEDAAIRGDVVSILSNKNPGDPQGNFTVFAPTNEGFGRLGLNAASDLLTLQQPFLRSTLLYHVTGGTLSGANLQAGLVSPSALGPGRRIISRGGSLYVNGSRIVATDVRASNGTIHAVDKVLLATGADIVQSAVALKDAQVFTRPELSFLVEAVLYCNLAGALSATPGSAPLTVFAPTDQAFKDLGVALNVPLNVPADIRKLPQATVTAVLLNHVVPGGQFTPELPENSNVTTAGGRLALGAFSNGTLSVKGANNATPATMVIPDVQCTNGVVHVIDRVLLP; this is translated from the coding sequence ATGAAAAGAATCGTACCCACCTGGTTTGCCGGCTTAGCTCTGAGCGCCCTGGTTTTGGCAGGATGCCAGAAAAACGATGAGCTCGACCCTACCATTGCCGGAGTAGCCGTTACGAACCCTGATTTCCAGATTTTGGAAGACGCAGCAATCCGTGGCGACGTTGTGTCAATTTTGTCCAATAAGAACCCCGGCGATCCGCAGGGCAATTTCACCGTGTTTGCGCCCACCAATGAAGGCTTCGGCCGGCTGGGCCTGAACGCGGCCTCCGACCTGCTTACCCTGCAGCAGCCGTTTCTGCGCAGCACCCTGCTCTACCACGTAACCGGCGGCACGCTCAGCGGTGCTAACCTGCAGGCTGGTTTGGTTTCGCCATCGGCGCTGGGGCCGGGCCGCCGCATTATCAGCCGCGGCGGCAGCCTCTACGTCAACGGCTCGCGCATTGTGGCCACCGACGTGCGCGCCTCCAACGGCACCATCCACGCCGTGGACAAGGTGCTGCTGGCCACCGGCGCCGACATCGTGCAGTCGGCCGTGGCGCTGAAGGATGCGCAGGTGTTTACCCGGCCTGAACTGAGTTTTCTGGTGGAAGCCGTGCTGTACTGCAATCTGGCCGGGGCCCTGTCGGCCACGCCCGGCAGCGCGCCGCTCACCGTTTTCGCCCCTACCGACCAAGCCTTTAAAGACCTAGGCGTGGCCCTGAACGTACCCCTGAACGTGCCGGCTGATATCCGCAAGCTCCCACAGGCCACCGTTACGGCCGTGCTGCTCAACCACGTAGTGCCCGGCGGCCAGTTCACGCCCGAACTGCCCGAAAACAGCAACGTCACTACGGCCGGCGGCCGCCTGGCGCTGGGTGCTTTCAGCAACGGTACGCTCTCGGTGAAAGGCGCCAACAATGCCACGCCGGCCACCATGGTCATCCCGGATGTGCAGTGCACGAACGGTGTGGTGCACGTCATCGACCGGGTGTTGCTGCCCTAA
- a CDS encoding rhomboid family intramembrane serine protease — translation METPASEHPFAHKTDAELLHLARQASRYPAVGAAAVQELQRRGLIPAELPGAVASPPPAPPAEPAGGTLRQMGRLAQGIFRPRRGYFATPLLLLANLLAYGAMGVLGGVNLLAPAGADLIAWGSNFSGLVMKQPWRLLSGTFLHGGPAHLFLNLSALLLLGLMAEAKAGSIRWLLVYLLSGVGGSLTSLWWHTQGVNSVGASGAIFGLYGLVLALLLERGAALSRQERAGLMGLLLYFALGSLVGGLAGPAGTDNAAHIGGLATGLVAGILSTLQRRAHR, via the coding sequence ATGGAAACCCCGGCTTCTGAACATCCTTTCGCGCACAAAACCGACGCCGAGTTGCTGCACTTGGCCCGGCAGGCTAGCCGCTACCCGGCGGTAGGCGCAGCAGCGGTGCAGGAGCTGCAGCGCCGCGGCCTGATTCCGGCGGAGCTGCCGGGCGCGGTGGCTAGCCCACCGCCCGCGCCGCCCGCCGAGCCGGCCGGTGGCACGCTCCGGCAAATGGGCCGACTGGCGCAAGGTATCTTCCGGCCCAGGCGCGGGTATTTCGCTACGCCGCTGCTACTGCTAGCCAATCTGCTGGCGTATGGCGCCATGGGCGTTCTGGGAGGCGTAAACCTGCTGGCACCTGCCGGGGCCGACCTTATTGCGTGGGGCTCCAATTTCTCGGGCTTGGTGATGAAGCAACCCTGGCGGCTGCTCAGCGGTACGTTTCTGCACGGCGGACCGGCCCACCTTTTCCTCAACCTGAGCGCTTTGCTGCTGCTGGGCCTGATGGCCGAGGCCAAAGCCGGGAGCATCCGGTGGCTGCTGGTGTATCTGCTGAGTGGCGTGGGCGGCAGCCTGACTAGCTTGTGGTGGCACACCCAAGGCGTCAACTCCGTGGGGGCCTCGGGCGCCATTTTCGGACTGTACGGGCTGGTGCTGGCACTACTTCTGGAGCGTGGGGCCGCACTTAGCCGCCAGGAGCGCGCCGGCCTGATGGGGCTGCTGCTGTACTTTGCGCTGGGTAGTTTGGTGGGGGGCCTGGCCGGCCCGGCCGGTACCGACAACGCTGCCCATATCGGGGGGCTGGCTACCGGCCTGGTTGCGGGCATATTGAGCACGTTGCAACGCCGTGCACACCGCTAG